The Amblyomma americanum isolate KBUSLIRL-KWMA chromosome 11, ASM5285725v1, whole genome shotgun sequence genome includes the window ATGGGCCGGGAGCCGCCACGGTTGATCCGCTCGCCGCTCATGTTGACCACGACAGTCGTCGAGGGGGTCTTGAAGGCCATAGGTGGAGAGCCGGGCGGCAGCGTGGTGCTCTGCGGGCCCATCTGCTGGGATACGTCCCGGGTCTGCATGGGCGGCAgcccgccgcctccgccgccgccccACATGCCCATACCCATGCCCATGGGCATCTGCATGGGCCTAGGCGGGGGCCGGTCGTAGTACATGTCCATGGGCGAGCGGCCGCGCCCGTAGCCGTAGGGGTCGTCGTAGCCGAAGCCcccgggcggcggcggcgggccaCCAGCAGCGCTGCCTCGGCTCCGCGGCGGGTAGCAGGTTATGTCCACGTAGAAGTCGTCGTCGTACCCGTCGTCGTACATGGACTGGGCCTCGCTGTAGTAACCGCCCATCCTCGTGGGCTGCACCGCGCCAGCTCCGGGGGCACCAGGAGCAGCGCCAGCGGCCGGAGCAGCTCCAGCAGCGGGTGCAGCGCCCGCGGCCGGTGCGGCGCCTGCGGCGGGTGCCCCtgcggcaggcgctgcagcagGTGCGGCAGCAGCGGGTGCGGCTGCAGCCGGAGACGCCTTTGGCGACGACGCCGCCTCGGAGCCGCCTCCGGATCCTCCCTCCTCGGTGGCGGAAGCATCTCCCTCGGACTCTTTCTTGGGGGACTTGCCCTTGCCTTTGCCTTTGGGAGACTTCCCGCCTTTGCCCTTTTTGTCCTTGGAGCCGCCTTTCTTTCCGCCTTTCTTGTCCTTGGAACCGCCCTTCTTGCCTCCTTTGCCGCCTTTGCCCTTGGATCctcctttttttcctcctcccTTTCCTTTCTTGGCGTCATCATCTTCCTCCTCGGGCATGGTGACGGCTTGTGAAGGGTGGCCGCGGCGATGAAAGAGACCGCCTCCTCAGCGGCGGCTGCAATAAGAACGGTGGTGCAAAATTGTGAAAACAAGTGGGCCGCGCCCAAAAATGGCGGAAGAGCCAGGCAGTGGTATCGAAACAAATAAAACCGCTAAATAAAAATCAAGATAATACCCAAGCAATGCTGGATGGTTTCGGAGAAAAAGTGCCTATAGCCGAAGAATAAGAGCTGCGGCGATGAGAGGGAGCGCATCAGCGGCGACTGCTCGGCGGATGCGGTGCGGTGTACACGAAGAGGGCGGCGCACAAAAGTcgaataaaaagttaaaaaccgCTAGCGTTCCTTGAAACCAAAAAAGTAGCTGTGGGCCTCGAAAGGAAATGTCTAGCGGGCAAGTGAGCCGAAAAGCCTAGCCGCGGAGGAGTCAGGGCCAAGAGCAGAGGCGGGGGCGTTCGAACACGTTAGGCCTAACCTAGACCGAGAGAGGAAGTAGGAGGGTCGGCGCTCAAGGCTAAAATTCGAGGCAGGCTCGAAAAGCCTAGCATAAGAACGGATAGGAGGAAGGTGGGCGGCGCAGGCCCCCAAGCAGGCTTACCCGGATGGACGAAACCCCAGGAAGCCTAAGCAGCCAGCTTCCCGAAGGCAGCTGGGCCCAAGCTACAGAGCCGGGGGCATCCCGAACGCGACCGACCGCTCCAACGGCTGTGTTCGGACTGGGCGAGGCAGCGAACGAATGCGCGAGCTCACGCTGCCACGGGGGGCTCGTGCGGTGACGCGTCGGCCACGGCACGCGCCACGCTGCTCGCGCTTAGCGCCAAGAAGGCGAAGAGGATGGACGGTTCTGCACGTGCTCGCAGGTCGTGACCACGTGCGGAACCAATCATAATCCTTTTCGTCTTCTAGTGGCACATAACCCCAGTGTGAGAAGCTTGAACTTCTCCCGTACTAGAAGCACAGGTTGGCTATACCGGCGGTGGAGCGAACATGAACACGTTTTGGTGTCTAGCAAatataataaataattggtttttttgggggaaaggaaatggcgcagtatctgtctcatatatcattggacacctgaaccacgccgtaagggaagggataagggagggagtgaaagaggaaaggaaggaggcgccgtagtggagggctccggaataatttcgaccacctggggatctttaacgtgcactgacatcgcacagcacacgggcgccttagcgtttttcctccataaaaacgcagccgccgcggtcgggttcgaacccggaaactccggatcagtagtcgagcgccctaaccactgagccaccgctgcgggggtGTCTAGCACCCAACGCTAAGATTTCAGCTCAAGCTGAGTATAGGTCGTGTTGCGGGCTCTCTGCACCCTAAaggaaaacagtgcttgaactcTTCAGACGTAAAGACGCAGTCGCTTATTTGGTGTGAACTGTCTACACCAGAGGCCATGCGGATGCCAGCGGTCGGCTGTTTAACTCCTCCCGACGTACTGATGACCGAGTAATCATCTGTTGCACTTTTCAGGTCCTATTACAGAGGCGAGCACAGCAAGTACTTCCACGCGGAAGAGCtgaagaggagagggaaagattATTTACTAAACTTTAGGTGGTCTGTCCTAAGACCTTCGCAGAGCTCGTTCTGAGGCTTAACGAAAGTGGCCTTGAATTAAGACTGAAAAATTATCGCGGAGCACGGGTAATTAACAGGTGGGATAGGTGCGTTGCTAGAGGCGACAGCGCAAAGTGAGGCTGCTGACGACGCAGCGACGTGGCGACCGCACCTTCTGCCATCCTGCTCTTAGCGCTGACGTTGGCGCAGCGATAAGCCCTCACGATTTAGGGACCTCACGTGTATCGCGCGTTTGGCCTTGCATAAGGATGGCACCTGAACTATCTTCCCTTGGGTAGCGCGCTGTAGGACCACTGATGTCAAAGGCAAACACAGTTGCCTTAAGGGCTTAGGTAGTGCGTTGTGGCCGGACAGCAACGAGATGCCTGCCTAGCTAAATGGGTTCCGGGATTGGCTAGTTCAACTGCGAGGTCGCGCTACGATCTGCCGAACCCGAGGCGGAGTCTTACTCCTTAAGCACAGACGAAAAAAAACTGGCCGGACCGAAAAGGCGGAGCGCGCCTGCGGGTCGCGGTCGTGCCTCTGGCACTGCGTAGCGGGCCCCGAAGGATCGAGAGGAACAGAAGGGCGGACGAGGGCTTACCGGGCAAGGCTCCTGGGCGTAGGCCCCGACGGATGGTTTCGAACGGCCGAGCGACTGCTCCCGGTCCGCTGGCCCGTGACGCGAGGCGAGCTCCACTGCTCACGAGCGAACGAGCGCCCGCGCAGGCAGAGCAGCCTTGCAGAGAAAGACGAAAACCATCCTAGATCCTGAGCTACGGTGAAAAAGGGCATTTGAGTCCGAGAAGTTCATCCCAAACACCATTTTTCAGCTACCTCGATGTAGTCTCGATATCGTCTACGACTGTCTTGTAGACAAGTTCTTGTCTCCCGCCTTCTGGTCAATCTTAAGTCCTGGACGAATACCCTTTGGCCTGACTGTGGAAGAGAAAGTAGAAGAATGTGTCACTGCTCCTCAGTAGCGTATTTTCGCCGTTTTTGCTGTTTGAATCTAAATTATTTCACTATTTTCACTCTAGTCAACGCCGGTCCCTTAGCCCAATCATCGTTCTTGATATTTCCGCTTATCAGCTTGCTGTGCACTGTCTAATACGGCAAACCTTGACCAACAACCCAGTGGCCACGCTTATTTGCTACCGAGGCAAAAACGACTGAAATTACTGCATCTATACCGTTCTATTGCTGCCCAGTCACCCACAATGAGCGATAGATGTACCACGAGGTAGGCAAAAACAAGGACTCGGTTCTCCGTCCTGTCCTCTCCCGCTCATAACCATATGTTAGACGACATCGACAGGACAAAGGGTAAAAGGATGTCGCCCTCATTCAGCCTTTCACTCAGTTTCTTGTTGCTTTCAAAATGTGCGAAAACTtgggtcacttaagctccgccttaaggatatgacgcgataacgttaatggACCCCTCAGAGGCCTGGGGTCTTCTTTGCGtttcacttcgcagacacggacccTTCTGTATTTCACCATCACATAAGGCTTGATCTGCCCATAATATAATGCAACAGCATTACAGATCCTTCCCGCGCAAGTACTTCTCTGTCGCCGAGGTTCTgctacatgcccatatatgcggaatttctCATTCTCTAGATTCATAGATCACGAGGAGTCCTTATAACACTCcttgtgcagtggtgcagcggctaagcgatacGCAACCGcctcggcaggtggctgttccaaacacGGCCAAACACGGCCACCGCTGGGCCTTTTGAGATCCGGGTTGCTCTTTCCGACAAACCTCTCGCGGCcagtcattaactgccacctgtcacggtgggcagttaCCTCACAATTCtatgggcaggttgccaccttccAAGGAAGGCAGGTTGACggcgacgtcacaaggtcacgtgacttgggTGGCAGGTGGCCACCTGCTTTTTCCCTCACACCGCCTACGACACCGACGACGCCGGACTGTGTGCAGAATGGAAGCCTCAACGATCGAGCGTTAATGACATATTTCCATGACGCGCACACTTATCACGTCCTAAAGTGCAACGATAAAAAGAATGCAGTCCGATTCGCTTCTGCTGAATCAATCAGCTGTGTAATAGATTCATGGTCTGTCTCCTCCGTGAGTCCCGTCACGTGTGTTAGAGGTTATCAGCGATCGAACACTTGCTGCCACAGATGACGGACGAGTcgtctcatcatcatcagcctgacaatgCCTCTTggagggcaaagtcctctcccatgtctctccaattaaccctttcctgtgccagctgcagccaccctaccccttcaaacttcttaatctcatccacgcACCTAACttttgccaccccctgctacgcttgccttatcttggaatccttacactcaaggaccagcggttatcttgcttcgcattacatgccctgcccaagcccatttcttcctcttgatttggactaggatgtcattaacccatgtttgttccctcacccactctgcactcttcctgtctcttaacattacatctatcattttcctttccacagctcgctgcactgcccttaagctgaacccttttcgtcagcctacaagtttctgccccatagatgagcaccggtaagatacagctgcagtatacttttctcttaaaggatactgataaactgccattcatgacccgAGATAAccggccaaatgcgctccaccccattctcattgTTCTAGTTAATTTTTTCCAGTGATTCGGGTCTGCAGTGatcacctgccctaagtaggcgtactcccttaccacttccagcacctcgctacgaattataaactgctgttcctttccgAGACTGCTGAGTAGAAGGGCCCAATACATGCATAATTAGCATCCAGCCCGTGATAGCAACACTATCAGGCCAACGTGAACCCAGTCACCAGAACTGCGCATTAACGGGAATGTGCACTGCCTGGTCCCCATACTTCTCATGGCTCACGACAAGTACGAAGGTGGGAGCTGAGAACGACTTTTTTTTGTGTGATTAATGAGATTTTCGCTCAAAACTACAGCTGGTGCGAAACCTCGGAAGGTAGTCCTTATAATTAAATCCATACTGCTTTTTAATGCGTGGATGACATTGCGCTCCCACCAGGAAGGCATTGGACGTTGAGAAGTATGGTGACTTCGATGCAGATAGATGGGTTTTGGTCGCATTCTCTGAAAAGGTCAGGGGTGTTACATGGCTGCATGAATGTTTTTATCATCCCGCGGGCAAGCTGGGTCTTACAGAATGTGGCTTCCTGGTTTTTCAGATATTTTCAAACCAAAAATTACTGACACCAAATGGAGATGACCTCGACTAAAAGTGCTTCTTATTTTCAAACGTTTCTAGCCGTTTATGAGAGCTGTGCTAGAACACCTACAAGACACCTATAAAAAGTCTGCACCTCGAGTGGAGacctttttttttcgctacgGCACAACAATGGCCAGCAGTGTAATAAAAGGCTAGCCACACCAGAAGCCAGCACGAACCCCAGCCTCGTCGAGGTCATTCGCGTTTTCATCCGTGAATCGGGCTGCTGCAAATAATGGCTTTAGGTGTATGTGACGCACTGCATTCATGCTTGAGTGTGAGCCTGGAATTTTGCATTTTATcatatgccccgccgcggtggctcagtggttagggcgctcgactactgatccggaattcccgggttcgaacccgaccgcggcggatgagtttttatggaggaaaaacgctaaggcgcccatgtgctgtgcgatgtcagtgcacgttaaagatccc containing:
- the LOC144111072 gene encoding uncharacterized protein LOC144111072, which encodes MPEEEDDDAKKGKGGGKKGGSKGKGGKGGKKGGSKDKKGGKKGGSKDKKGKGGKSPKGKGKGKSPKKESEGDASATEEGGSGGGSEAASSPKASPAAAAPAAAAPAAAPAAGAPAAGAAPAAGAAPAAGAAPAAGAAPGAPGAGAVQPTRMGGYYSEAQSMYDDGYDDDFYVDITCYPPRSRGSAAGGPPPPPGGFGYDDPYGYGRGRSPMDMYYDRPPPRPMQMPMGMGMGMWGGGGGGGLPPMQTRDVSQQMGPQSTTLPPGSPPMAFKTPSTTVVVNMSGERINRGGSRPMSPMPGGGGGGMMGMGGMGGMGGMGGMGGMGGMGGMGMGGMGMGGMGMGGMPGPPAVPGNKSPIVMSQPLTGTGLTPQMQQLLLRGMPGYTATVVLILVPNP